The following are from one region of the Spodoptera frugiperda isolate SF20-4 chromosome 20, AGI-APGP_CSIRO_Sfru_2.0, whole genome shotgun sequence genome:
- the LOC118261875 gene encoding solute carrier family 46 member 3-like, which yields MATENNREDTNNEDFTEEDPLRGNGETQVKRSFKDTVVYVFKNITLEPSLAMFVISAMIVMTASQNLNLDKACRVNLNYSEEICHSLRMQEVDSQNEYERETQKLLARALSWRTYLSATIPCILALFVGSFSDRTGHRKFFMMVSIAGQLLIGINNMIHVYFFNELPLEALIFSEALIEGFTGGWCICFLTAFAFISTITTDEMRTFRLGLVSFSVTVAFPIGMGVSGILLKKIGYYGCYGLTSGLQFLNLMYLVFVVRDPKRNKEQKKHDRQGCCHLFRVFFEPSNVKETIAVLARKAPKSRRLRLCVLLGVVSVLFGPMYGEISVMYLSTRYRFNWDEVKFSIFQSYNFITHTIGTIFSIVVLSKYLKWHDSLLGIVSTLSKIAASFVYCFAKSEKVFYIAPLVEILNGTSLLAMRSIISKLVEPNELGKVNSLIGLVENLMPLIYVPLYTRVYTATMEVLPGAVFLLGASMTLPAVIVLFWLFFEHRKEVGKQKKLSKHPEKLES from the exons ATGGCAACAGAAAATAATAGAGAAGATACAAATAATGAAGACTTTACGGAAGAAGATCCTCTTAGGGGAAATGGAGAAACGCAAgttaaacgtagttttaagGATACAGTGGTGTATGTGTTCAAAAATATTACCCTCGAACCCTCGCTGGCAATGTTCGTTATATCAGCCATGATCGTAATGACAGCTTCACAGAATTTGAATCTAGACAAGGCTTGTCGCGTAAATCTTAATTATTCAGAAGAAATATGCCATTCTCTGCGAATGCAAGAAGTGGATTCACAGAACGAGTATGAGAGGGAAACACAGAAGCTGCTTGCCAGAGCTCTGTCATGGAGAACTTATCTATCAGCCACAATACCATGCATCCTTGCGCTATTTGTGGGTTCATTCTCCGACAGAACGGGACACAGAAAATTCTTCATGATGGTGTCAATTGCTGGACAACTGCTCATTGGTATCAACAATATGATTCATGTCTACTTCTTCAATGAGCTCCCATTGGAAGCTTTGATCTTCTCTGAAGCTCTTATTGAGGGTTTTACTGGAGGATGGTGCATTTGTTTCTTGACAGCGTTTGCCTTTATAAGTACTATAACTACTGACGAGATGAGAACATTCAGACTTGGTCTGGTTAGTTTTAGTGTGACAGTGGCCTTCCCCATTGGAATGGGGGTCAGTGGGATCTTGTTGAAGAAAATTGGATACTATGGCTGCTACGGACTGACATCAGGCTTGCAGTTTCTTAATCTGATGTATCTTGTATTTGTGGTTAGAGATCCGAAGAGAAACAAGGAACAAAAGAAG CATGATCGTCAAGGCTGCTGTCACTTGTTCCGCGTGTTCTTCGAGCCATCAAACGTGAAAGAGACTATTGCTGTGTTGGCGAGGAAAGCTCCGAAGAGCAGGAGGCTACGACTCTGTGTTCTACTAGGAGTTGTTAGTGTTTTGTTCGGACCGATGTATG GTGAAATTTCTGTCATGTACTTATCCACAAGATACAGATTCAATTGGGACGAAGTGAAATTCAGTATATTCCAGTCATATAACTTCATTACACATACTATTG GTACAATATTCTCAATTGTGGTGCTGAGCAAATACTTGAAGTGGCATGACTCTTTGCTGGGCATCGTGTCCACGCTGAGTAAGATCGCGGCTTCCTTCGTCTACTGTTTCGCTAAGAGCGAGAAGGTATTTTATATAG cgCCACTGGTTGAAATCCTGAATGGAACGTCGTTGCTGGCAATGAGGTCGATAATCTCAAAACTTGTAGAACCGAATGAATTAG GTAAGGTAAATTCGCTGATAGGTCTGGTGGAGAACCTGATGCCGTTGATATACGTCCCGCTGTACACGAGGGTGTACACAGCCACCATGGAGGTGCTGCCAGGAGCTGTGTTCCTGCTGGGAGCCAGCATGACACTGCCTGCTGTGATAGTGCTCTT CTGGCTGTTTTTCGAGCACAGAAAAGAAGTGGGAAAACAGAAGAAACTTTCAAAGCATCCTGAAAAACTCGAGTCATAG